Proteins encoded within one genomic window of Hevea brasiliensis isolate MT/VB/25A 57/8 chromosome 8, ASM3005281v1, whole genome shotgun sequence:
- the LOC110647724 gene encoding probable protein phosphatase 2C 25 → MAGPVAVHVPNSPIFSSPRMSSIFCKPCPSPTIHGSQSPTSLSLQASSSLQASSSSPSASPKSPLAIRVNEKRLEANSGALLKRKRPGRIAIPVMNGVWGFGLETPRREEERVEVMEAEGDGYSVYCKRGRRGLMEDRYSAFVDANGDSKQAFFGVFDGHGGSKAAEFASKNLEKNIMAEVSSRCGEEMGIEMAIRNGYLTTDREFLKQSVGGGACCVTALIHNGDLVVSNAGDCRAVMSRGGVAEALTSDHQPARKDERDRIEALGGYVDCCHGVWRIQGSLAVTRGIGDRNLKQWVISEPETKVLKIKPDCEFLILASDGLWDKVTNQEAVDLVRPLCIGVNKPELFSACKKLNELSSRRGSIDDISVMIIQLGSFSP, encoded by the exons ATGGCAGGCCCCGTGGCGGTACACGTGCCCAACTCGCCGATATTTTCATCGCCGAGAATGTCTTCCATCTTTTGCAAGCCATGTCCGTCGCCTACAATCCATGGCTCACAATCCCCTACGTCATTGTCGTTACAAGCGTCATCGTCGTTACAAGCGTCATCGTCTTCACCTTCTGCGTCTCCGAAATCGCCTTTGGCTATTCGTGTTAATGAGAAAAGGTTGGAAGCGAATTCGGGTGCGTTGTTGAAGAGGAAGAGGCCCGGGAGGATTGCTATCCCGGTGATGAATGGGGTTTGGGGATTTGGTTTAGAGACGCCGAGACGTGAGGAGGAGAGGGTGGAGGTTATGGAGGCTGAAGGAGATGGGTATTCGGTTTATTGTAAACGAGGGAGAAGAGGGCTCATGGAGGATCGATACTCTGCTTTCGTTGATGCCAACGGAGATTCTAAACAG GCTTTCTTCGGTGTTTTTGATGGGCATGGTGGCTCAAAAGCAGCGGAATTCGCTTCGAAGAATTTGGAGAAGAACATTATGGCAGAGGTCTCAAGCAGATGCGGAGAGGAAATGGGAATTGAAATGGCAATTAGAAATGGCTACTTGACCACAGACAGAGAGTTCCTAAAGCAAAGCGTTGGTGGTGGTGCTTGTTGCGTCACAGCATTGATTCACAACGGCGACCTTGTGGTTTCCAATGCCGGTGACTGCCGGGCTGTTATGAGTCGTGGTGGAGTTGCTGAGGCTCTCACCTCTGATCACCAGCCTGCCAGGAAAGACGAAAGAGACAGAATTGAAGCCTTG GGCGGTTATGTGGATTGTTGCCATGGTGTTTGGAGAATACAAGGGTCTCTTGCTGTAACTAGAGGAATTGGAGATCGAAATCTGAAACAATGGGTGATTTCAGAACCAGAAACTAAAGTTTTAAAGATTAAGCCTGACTGCGAGTTCTTGATCTTAGCCTCTGATGGTCTCTGGGACAAG GTTACTAATCAAGAGGCAGTAGATCTTGTTCGCCCTTTATGCATAGGTGTTAACAAGCCAGAACTATTCTCTGCTTGTAAAAAGCTGAATGAATTGTCATCAAGGAGGGGCTCAATTGATGATATAAGTGTGATGATAATCCAGTTGGGTAGTTTCAGTCCCTAA